GGATGATGAGGCTGCGGTACATCATCTCGAGCCGGGACTTCAGCACCGACTCGGCCGACTCGCGCTCGAGGTACGCCTGCTGGCCGATGATCTCCATCAGCAGGCGGAAGGCCTCGAGGTAGAACTCGGTGCCGAACACCTTGATGGTCGAGGCGTCGGCCACGTCGAGGGGGTGGCCGGCGGTGGCGCCCCAGGCGACCTTCCAGTTGATGAGGCGCAGGAACTCGAGCTTGGCGTAGACCCGGGCCAGATTGAGCTGCACCCACTCCTGGTCGATGACCCGGCGCCCGTCGGGCAGCTTGGTCTGCTGGGCCCAATCGCGGACCTCGGTGATCGAGTTCTCGATCATGCCCGACGAGCAGAGCGTGACCCGCTCGTGGTTCAGCTGGTTGGTGACGAGGGTCCAGCCGTTGTTCTCACCGCCGACGCAGTTGTCCACCGGGACCCGCACGTCGCTGAAGTACACCTGGTTGATGTCGTGCTCGCTGAGCAGCGACATGGGCACGACCTCGATGCCGGGGGTGTCCATGGGCACGATCACCATCGAGATGCCCTTGTGCTTCTTGGCCTCGGGGTTGGTGCGGACCGCCAGCCAGCAGTAGTCGGCGTCGCTGGCGAGGCTGGTGAAGATCTTCTGGCCGTTGATGACGTACTCGTCGCCGTCGCGCACGGCCTTGGTCTGGAGGGCGGCGAGGTCGGTGCCGGCGCCCGGCTCGGTGTAGCCGATGCAGAAGAAGATCTCGCCCGCCACGATCTTCGGGAGGAAGAACTCCTTCTGCTCCTGGGTGCCGAAGTTCATGATGGTCGGGCCCACGGTGTTGGTGGTGAGCATCGGGACCGGCGCCCCGCAGCGCATGGACTCGTCGAAGAAGATGAACTGCTCGAGCGGCGTGCGGCCCTGGCCGCCCCACTCCTCGGGCCAGCCGATGCCCAACCAGCCGTCCTTGCCCATCTGGCGGACGACCTCGCGCATCGCGGCGCCGACCCCGTGGCCGTGGTGCAGTCGTTCCTGGACCTCCGGAGTCAGGAGCTGGGCGTAGTAGTCCCGAAGCTCCTGGCGCAGGGCCAGCTGGTCCTCGTCGTAGCCGACGTACATGTGGATCGTCCCCCTGGGGTGGGCGTCGCTCGTTGAAACAGGTTCTAGTTTGGCCCGACCGCGGACGGCTGTCGATCCGGACGGGCAGGGCGGGTGGGTCACCCCGGGGGGCCGCGGCCGTCAGATGCTGTCGACGCCCATGAAGAACAGCACGACCACGATCAGGAGCAGGGCGAGCAGGCCCCAGATCAGGCCGAGCGCCTGCGAGAGCCCGGACCCCGCCGTGGCCAGCGCGGCCACCACCAACGACCCCGACACCGGCACCCAGCGATGTGGCGGTCGCGGCTCGCGCTCCTGCTGCCAGACCCGCACCACGGCGGCGACCACGACCAGCACCCCGATCACGAGCACGATGGGCAGGAAGTCGGCGTTCCAGGCGAACACCCCACCGGCGACGGCCACGACCCCACCCACGATCCACCGCGTGGCGAGATCGGGGACGAGGTGGGGCTCGCCGGACGGCGTGGGCTCGGACGGGGGCCCGGTCGGGACCGCGACGGTCGGGGCGTCGGGGGGCCCGACCGCGGTGCCCGCCTCGTCCGACGGGGGTGCGGGGGGTGCGGGCGTCGCGGCCCCCGGCGGCGCCTGCACCCAGGTGCGCTCGAGCACCTGGGTCAGCGCCGCGTCGGCGGGGACCCCGAGCCGGGTGGCGAGCGCCTCGGCCGTCGGGCGCCGTCCCGGATCGGGGTCGAGGGCCTGCACGACCAGGGCCCGCAACCAGTCCGGGACCCCGTCGAGGTCGAGCTCGCCGCGGGCAGCCCGCACCTGGATCACCTCGGGCCGACTCCCGGACACGGGCGGGCGGCCGGTGGCGGCGAAGACCAGCACCGCTCCCCACGCCCAGACGTCACTGGCCGCGGTGTGGCGGTCGTCGCCGAGCTGCTCGGGGGCCATCCACGCCGGCGTCCCGAGCACCATGCCGGTGCGGGTCAGCGTCGTGGTGTCGTCGAACCAGGCGATGCCGAAGTCGACCACCCGGGGCCCGTCGGGGCCGAGCAGCACGTTGGACGGCGTGAGGTCGCGGTGGACGACGCCGGCGGCGTGGATGTCCGCAAGGGCCCGGGCGAGCCCGGCGGCGAGCGCGTGCAGGTCCACCCCGCTCCGAGCGTCCCGGAGGGTCGGCCCCTGCACGTACTCGGTGGCGATCCAGGGCTGGGGGGCCTGGAGGTTGGCGTCGAGCACCCGGGCCACCGACCGGCCGTGCACCCGGCGCACGGCATCGAGCTCACGGGCGAAGCGGCGACGGAACCCTTCGTCGGCCTGGAGCTCTGGGCGCAGCACCTTGACGGCGACCTCGGCGACCGAGGCGCCGGGGCGCTCGTCCACGCCGAGGTACACCTCGCCCATGCCGCCGCTACCGAGCGGACGGAGCACCCGGTACGGGCCGATGCGGGCGGGGCCCGCCGCCTCCACTCCCCCGCGCTCCCCCATGACCCCATCGTCGCAGGTATTCGGTGGTGGGCGGCGGCCCCGGCGGACGAAACTGCCCGCCATGACTGCTGCGTTCACCACCGGGTTCGGCCTCGGCTTCCTCGTCGCCGCCCAGGTGGGGCCGGTGTGGCTCCTGTGCGCCCGCTCGGTCCTGAGGAGGCGCGTGGCCACCGGCCTGGCCATCGGTGCCGCCGCTGCTCTGGTCGACACCGCCTACGCCGCCCTCGGCATCGCCGGCGCCGCCAGCCTCCTCGAGATCGCCGGCCTGCGCATCGGCCTCGGCCTCGTGGGCGCGGCCTTCCTCGTCTATCTCGGCAGCCGCACCGTCTGGCAGGGCCTCCGGGCGCGGACCGGCATGGAGACCCTCGAGGAGGTGGCCGACCCCCGCAAGGCCTTCCTCACCGGCCTCGCCGCCACCGCCGCCAACCCCTCCACCATCATCTCCTGGGCCGCCATCTTCACCGCCGCCCACACCGCCGACGTGGCCACGTCCGCCCCCAGCGCCGGCGCCATGCTCCTCGCCATCGGCCTCGGCTCGTTCTCGTGGTTCCTGATCCTGTCGCTGGCGTCCGGTGCCCTCGGCGCCCGGCTGGGCGAGCGGGTCCAGCGCCCCGTCGACGTCCTGTCCGGCCTCGCCCTCGCCGGCTTCGGCGCCTACCTCGGCTGGTCCACCCTCCGCGACGCCTGAACCCGTTCCCGCAGGCTCCTCTCCGGCGATCCGTCAGGCGGGGCCGTGGTCGGGCAGGGGCTCGGGTGGGCCGAAGCGGGTGGCCTCGTCGTAGCGGCCGGCTCGCAACAGCAGTTGGCGCAGGGCCTGACGGCCACGCGGCGCGGCCTCGGCACGCGAAGCGATGAGGCGGTCGACCACGTCGTCGAGCAGACCCTCGCCGGCGAGGCGGCGCACGTAGGCCGGCGGCGGGAGCAGGCAGTCCTCGGCCACCCAGTCGTCGACGGTGAGGTTGATGCGGTCGGCACGGCTGACCATCTGCGGGTCGGCGAGGACGCACTGGAGGTGACCGCTGGCCTCACGCTGGTCGGGCATGCGCCCGAGGGCCCGACGAGCGTCGTCATCCTCGCCGCGGGCGACGTGGGCCCACGCCCCGACCTCGACCGCGACGGCTCGCAGGTCCAGCGCCTTGGCCTGAGGCAGGGCGTCGTTCACGAGGGCGAGTGCGGTGTCGGGGTCGTCCTGCGAGAGCGCGGCGTAGGCACGGCGGACCTCGTCGCCCACCCGGGCCGCGCGTCGATCGGCCAGCGCTCGCCAGTTGGTGGCCAGGAAGAACACCGCGAACATGCCGGCGAAGAGCATCCCGCTGCGCAGGGCGAAGAGCCCGGCGGCGCCGGCCACCACGATCGACACGACTCGGGCGGGCACCTCGCCCTGGTCGCCGGTCAGGAAGTCGAGCACCTCCTTGGTGACGTTGCCGCCGTCGAGCGGGAGGATGGGCAGCAGGTTCACGAGCGACCAGGCCACGTTCACCCACACCACCGAGAGCAGCACCAGCTCGACCTCGAAGGACGGGCGCTCGAGGGTGCGCGACAGCCACACCGCGGGCACCCCGAGCAGGAACAGTCCTGAGAGCGGGCCGGCCAGGTCGACCCCGATGCGCTTCGCCCGGGAGTGGATGGCGCCGGCCGGGATGGTGAGTCCACCCAGGCCGTGCAGGACGATCCGTGAGGAGACGCCCGAAAGACGCATGGCCACGGCGTGGCCGAGCTCGTGGACGAGGACGGACACGAACACCACGACGATCCAGATGGCCACGCCCTTCACGGTGCCGAGGCTGGCCCCCAGGAGCGCCGCCACGAGGAAGAACCCGAGCTCGATGCGCACCGGCACGTCGCCCAGGCGCAGGTGCAGGGCCCAGCCCTCCGAGTGCTCCGCCGGCGCGGTGGTGGCCACCCTCCCGAGGCTATTGACCGGAGTCGAGAACGGGTTCTAGTTTGGCGGTCGATATTGCAACCGCTTGTTTGCTATCGCGAACGGTTGTGCATCCGACGAACCCGCACCGCGACCCACCGAGGGGATCCTGATGAAGCTGGACATGCTGTACGAGATCGACTGCCCGAAGCCCTGGGACGCCGGGCCGCACCCCTACGGCCAGCGGGCCGCGGAGCAGAAGTCGTACCGAGAGGCCATCGAGCAGATCAAGCTGGCCGACACCCTCGGCTACAACACCGTGTGGGTGGTCGAGCACCACTTCCGCGAGGGCCGTTCGCACTGCCCCGCCTCCGAGGTCCTGCTCGGCGGCCTGGCCACGGTGACCGAGAACATCAAGATGGGCTTCGGCGTCACCCTGACCCCCTTCGGCTTCATCAACCCCGCCCGCATCGCCGAGAAGGTCGCCACCGTCGACATCCTCTCCAACGGTCGCGTCGAGTGGGGCACGGGTCGCTCCACCCCCATGGAGCAGACCGCGTTCCACGTCGACCGCGAGCAGAGCCGCTCGGACTGGAAGGAAGCCATCGAGATCGTCACCGGCATGTGGCGTGACGAGTACTTCGAGTACGAGAGCGAGCGCTTCTCGTTCCCCAAGCGCATGGTCACCCCCAAGCCCGTCCAGGACCCGCACCCGCCGGTCTGGATGGCCGCCACCTCCGCCGAGTCCGCCGCCGTCGCCGGCTCACTCGGCCTGGGCCTCTTGTCGTTCACGATCATGCAGCCCATCGAGCTCATGGCCAAGGCCATCGAGAACTACCGCACCGCCCAGGTGAACAACAACCCGCTCACCAAGGTCGTCAACAACCGGGTCGCCGCGTACACGCTGGTGCACTGCGAAGACGAGGCCAACTTCGAGAAGAACAAGGTCTGGGAGTCGGTCGCCTGGTGGTACCAGAACCTCGCCCAGTTCACCATCGACTGGGAGTTCCCCCTCACCCCGCAGGAGGAGGTGGACCGCATCTTCCCGCTGATGAAGCCGCTGAAGGAGGGGCACGTCCCCGTCGAGGCGTTCGACAAGGGCGACATGATCGTCATCGGTGACGCCGAGAAGTGCTTCGAGAAGATGCGCCACTACGCCGACCTCGGCTGCGACTCGCTGATCTGCTACTCGCAGTTCGGCTACCTGCCGCACGAGTCGATCATGGAGACCATCGAGACCATCGGGAAGGAAGTCCTCCCCGAGATCGAGGCCTACGTGCCGCCGGACGACTCTCCCGCGGCCAAGTTCAAGGCCATTTCCGAGGGCCGGGTCGAGAGCTGAACCATGGCTGACGCCACGGGCCGCCCCGAGCAGCCCGAGCCGTACCTCCGGGGCGCCCCCTTCCCTGCGGGAGGGGGCGTCCCGTACCCCCGGGCCAAGCCCGAGGTGCCCCTGATGCGGGTGC
This Acidimicrobiales bacterium DNA region includes the following protein-coding sequences:
- a CDS encoding LysE family transporter, whose amino-acid sequence is MTAAFTTGFGLGFLVAAQVGPVWLLCARSVLRRRVATGLAIGAAAALVDTAYAALGIAGAASLLEIAGLRIGLGLVGAAFLVYLGSRTVWQGLRARTGMETLEEVADPRKAFLTGLAATAANPSTIISWAAIFTAAHTADVATSAPSAGAMLLAIGLGSFSWFLILSLASGALGARLGERVQRPVDVLSGLALAGFGAYLGWSTLRDA
- a CDS encoding LLM class flavin-dependent oxidoreductase; its protein translation is MKLDMLYEIDCPKPWDAGPHPYGQRAAEQKSYREAIEQIKLADTLGYNTVWVVEHHFREGRSHCPASEVLLGGLATVTENIKMGFGVTLTPFGFINPARIAEKVATVDILSNGRVEWGTGRSTPMEQTAFHVDREQSRSDWKEAIEIVTGMWRDEYFEYESERFSFPKRMVTPKPVQDPHPPVWMAATSAESAAVAGSLGLGLLSFTIMQPIELMAKAIENYRTAQVNNNPLTKVVNNRVAAYTLVHCEDEANFEKNKVWESVAWWYQNLAQFTIDWEFPLTPQEEVDRIFPLMKPLKEGHVPVEAFDKGDMIVIGDAEKCFEKMRHYADLGCDSLICYSQFGYLPHESIMETIETIGKEVLPEIEAYVPPDDSPAAKFKAISEGRVES
- a CDS encoding acyl-CoA dehydrogenase family protein, with protein sequence MYVGYDEDQLALRQELRDYYAQLLTPEVQERLHHGHGVGAAMREVVRQMGKDGWLGIGWPEEWGGQGRTPLEQFIFFDESMRCGAPVPMLTTNTVGPTIMNFGTQEQKEFFLPKIVAGEIFFCIGYTEPGAGTDLAALQTKAVRDGDEYVINGQKIFTSLASDADYCWLAVRTNPEAKKHKGISMVIVPMDTPGIEVVPMSLLSEHDINQVYFSDVRVPVDNCVGGENNGWTLVTNQLNHERVTLCSSGMIENSITEVRDWAQQTKLPDGRRVIDQEWVQLNLARVYAKLEFLRLINWKVAWGATAGHPLDVADASTIKVFGTEFYLEAFRLLMEIIGQQAYLERESAESVLKSRLEMMYRSLIILTFGGGTNEVQRDLIGMFGLGLPRATR
- a CDS encoding serine/threonine protein kinase produces the protein MGERGGVEAAGPARIGPYRVLRPLGSGGMGEVYLGVDERPGASVAEVAVKVLRPELQADEGFRRRFARELDAVRRVHGRSVARVLDANLQAPQPWIATEYVQGPTLRDARSGVDLHALAAGLARALADIHAAGVVHRDLTPSNVLLGPDGPRVVDFGIAWFDDTTTLTRTGMVLGTPAWMAPEQLGDDRHTAASDVWAWGAVLVFAATGRPPVSGSRPEVIQVRAARGELDLDGVPDWLRALVVQALDPDPGRRPTAEALATRLGVPADAALTQVLERTWVQAPPGAATPAPPAPPSDEAGTAVGPPDAPTVAVPTGPPSEPTPSGEPHLVPDLATRWIVGGVVAVAGGVFAWNADFLPIVLVIGVLVVVAAVVRVWQQEREPRPPHRWVPVSGSLVVAALATAGSGLSQALGLIWGLLALLLIVVVLFFMGVDSI